The following are encoded in a window of Bradyrhizobium guangdongense genomic DNA:
- a CDS encoding CAP domain-containing protein — MTRWGTMGRRVALLIAPVLLLGATPVMAADFPAEQISSFRLKHGEGRVVRDATLDRIAMDQARAMAAKDDLSHDALGPFNKRVAPSGAGRAAENIAYGYDNFEKTLGQWIDSSGHRKNLLLHNASRVGIASAKNASGKRTYWAMVIAGDYEPKPGKGKGKKDSEPVVAVKREVTPASRPKAANCHVKLLGLCI, encoded by the coding sequence ATGACTCGCTGGGGGACCATGGGGCGCCGGGTGGCCTTGCTGATTGCGCCTGTCCTGCTGCTGGGAGCCACGCCTGTGATGGCCGCGGACTTCCCAGCCGAACAGATCTCGAGCTTCCGCCTCAAGCATGGTGAGGGTCGCGTCGTGCGCGACGCAACCCTCGATCGCATCGCGATGGACCAAGCCCGCGCGATGGCGGCAAAGGACGATCTCAGCCACGACGCGCTCGGCCCGTTCAACAAGCGCGTCGCACCGTCAGGCGCAGGCCGCGCCGCCGAGAACATTGCCTACGGCTACGACAATTTCGAGAAGACGCTGGGACAGTGGATCGACTCCTCCGGGCACCGCAAGAACCTGCTGCTGCACAATGCCTCGCGCGTCGGCATCGCGAGCGCGAAGAACGCCAGCGGCAAGCGCACCTATTGGGCCATGGTGATCGCCGGCGATTACGAGCCGAAGCCGGGCAAGGGCAAAGGCAAGAAGGACAGCGAGCCGGTGGTCGCCGTGAAACGCGAGGTCACGCCTGCCAGCAGGCCCAAAGCCGCCAATTGCCACGTCAAGCTGCTCGGCCTCTGTATCTAG
- a CDS encoding aminotransferase class V-fold PLP-dependent enzyme, translating to MIDIDQIRADTPAVSRLAYLHNAGAALMPTAVVGAVKQHIDLEAEIGGYAAADRVSDRLDAIYGSVARLLNAAAEEIALTENATVAWQMAFYALPFLPGDRILTAEAEYAANYVAFLQVARRTGAVIEIVPSDASGELDVAALERMIDDHVKLIAITWVPTNGGLVNPAAAVGKIARAYGIPYLLDACQAVGHMQVDVEAIGCDMLSATGRKFLRGPRGTGFLYVRKALLQQLEPPMIDHFAAPWVSRDRYQLRDDARRFETWENNYAARLGLGAAVDYALAIGLGPIEQRCRLLAGRLRTGLAAIGGVTIRDLGRTPGAIVSFTVAGYEADTVVSGAATAGITIGASHPSSTRIDAEVRALPVIVRASPHYYNTEAEIDRLIAHIAGLARR from the coding sequence TTGATCGATATCGACCAAATCCGCGCCGACACGCCTGCCGTCTCCCGGCTCGCCTATCTCCACAACGCCGGCGCGGCCCTCATGCCGACGGCCGTTGTCGGCGCAGTGAAGCAGCATATCGATCTGGAGGCCGAAATCGGAGGCTATGCCGCTGCCGATCGTGTGTCCGATCGGCTTGACGCGATCTACGGCTCGGTGGCGCGGCTGCTGAACGCCGCGGCGGAAGAAATCGCGCTTACCGAGAACGCCACAGTTGCATGGCAAATGGCCTTCTACGCTCTGCCGTTTCTCCCCGGCGACCGGATCCTGACGGCCGAGGCGGAATACGCCGCCAATTATGTCGCGTTTCTTCAGGTCGCCAGGCGCACAGGCGCGGTCATCGAGATCGTGCCGAGCGACGCCAGCGGCGAGCTCGACGTCGCCGCGCTCGAGCGGATGATCGACGACCACGTGAAGCTGATCGCGATCACCTGGGTGCCGACCAATGGCGGGCTGGTCAATCCCGCAGCTGCTGTCGGCAAAATCGCCCGCGCATACGGCATTCCCTATTTGCTCGATGCATGCCAGGCGGTCGGCCACATGCAGGTCGACGTCGAAGCGATTGGCTGCGACATGCTGTCGGCCACAGGCCGCAAATTCCTCAGAGGTCCGCGCGGCACCGGCTTCCTCTACGTCCGCAAGGCGCTGCTGCAGCAGCTCGAGCCGCCGATGATCGACCATTTTGCGGCGCCCTGGGTCTCGCGGGACCGCTATCAGCTCCGCGATGACGCCCGCCGCTTCGAGACCTGGGAGAACAATTACGCGGCCCGGCTCGGCTTGGGCGCCGCTGTCGACTATGCCCTCGCGATCGGCCTCGGCCCGATCGAGCAGCGCTGCCGCCTGCTGGCGGGTCGCCTTCGCACTGGCCTTGCGGCTATCGGTGGGGTCACCATTCGCGATCTCGGCCGCACGCCAGGCGCGATCGTCAGCTTCACGGTGGCTGGCTACGAGGCCGACACGGTCGTCAGCGGCGCCGCTACGGCCGGCATCACCATTGGCGCATCACATCCGTCGAGCACGCGGATCGACGCCGAAGTCCGTGCGCTGCCGGTAATCGTGCGGGCGTCGCCGCACTACTACAACACGGAAGCCGAGATCGATCGGCTGATCGCCCATATCGCGGGTCTGGCGCGGCGTTAG
- a CDS encoding threonine ammonia-lyase, producing the protein MAEISPTAIPDLSGLPVASGDIDAAAEIIRGAVVETPCSYSRTLSNICGCDLWLKFENLQFTSSFKERGALNRLTALTPEERTRGVIAMSAGNHAQGVAYHAKRLGIPATIVMPVGTPMVKVENTRHHGAEVIVTGATLEEAAAFARSHGESRGMIFVHPYDDPLVIAGQGTVGLEILKAVPELDTLVVPIGGGGLISGIAIAAKSIKPSLRILGVEAWLYPSMYNAIHDGNLPARGDTLAEGIAVKSPGKITTEIVRRLVDDIALVNEAELERAVSTLISIEKTVVEGAGAAGLAAIMSDPSRFAGEKVGLVLSGGNIDTRLIASVLTRELARKGRLTQLSLDIPDRPGQLAAVAALLAEAGANIIEVSHQRTFSDLPAKATLLQLVIETRDSAHLDEVMAKLGASGLSARCT; encoded by the coding sequence ATGGCTGAGATATCCCCAACCGCAATCCCCGATCTGAGCGGCCTTCCGGTCGCATCCGGTGACATTGATGCAGCCGCCGAGATCATCCGCGGTGCTGTTGTCGAGACGCCCTGTAGCTACAGCCGGACCCTAAGCAATATTTGCGGCTGTGACCTCTGGCTCAAATTCGAAAACCTCCAGTTTACATCCTCATTCAAGGAGCGCGGGGCGCTGAACCGGCTCACCGCGCTGACTCCGGAGGAGCGCACGCGCGGCGTGATCGCCATGTCCGCGGGCAATCACGCGCAGGGCGTCGCCTATCATGCCAAGCGCCTCGGCATTCCCGCCACCATCGTGATGCCCGTGGGCACGCCAATGGTGAAAGTCGAGAACACCAGGCATCATGGAGCCGAGGTGATCGTGACTGGCGCAACGCTGGAGGAGGCGGCCGCGTTTGCGCGGAGTCATGGCGAATCTCGCGGCATGATCTTCGTCCATCCCTATGACGATCCGCTGGTCATTGCGGGACAGGGGACGGTCGGGCTGGAGATCCTCAAGGCGGTGCCGGAGCTCGATACGCTGGTGGTTCCGATCGGCGGCGGCGGCCTGATCAGCGGCATTGCCATTGCCGCGAAATCGATCAAGCCGTCGCTGCGGATCCTCGGCGTGGAGGCCTGGCTCTACCCCTCGATGTACAATGCCATCCATGACGGCAATCTGCCGGCGCGTGGCGACACGCTCGCCGAAGGCATCGCTGTCAAATCCCCGGGCAAGATCACCACGGAAATCGTCCGCCGCCTCGTCGACGACATTGCGCTCGTCAACGAAGCCGAGCTTGAGCGCGCGGTTTCAACCTTGATCTCGATCGAGAAGACGGTGGTAGAGGGGGCGGGCGCGGCAGGTCTTGCGGCGATCATGTCCGATCCTTCGCGCTTTGCCGGCGAGAAGGTCGGTCTGGTCCTGAGCGGCGGCAACATCGACACCAGGCTGATCGCTTCGGTGCTGACACGCGAGCTCGCGCGCAAGGGGCGGCTGACGCAGCTCTCGCTCGACATTCCTGACAGACCCGGCCAGTTGGCCGCGGTCGCGGCGCTGCTGGCGGAAGCCGGCGCCAACATCATCGAGGTCTCGCATCAGCGGACCTTCTCGGACTTGCCGGCGAAGGCGACGTTGTTGCAGCTCGTCATCGAGACCCGCGACAGCGCCCATCTCGACGAGGTCATGGCCAAGCTCGGCGCGTCGGGATTGAGCGCGCGCTGCACCTGA
- a CDS encoding phytoene/squalene synthase family protein produces the protein MSGAATPPDATTFCADLVRSHDFPRYVATLFVPAAERRALLALYAFNVEIVRVRDQVSQPLPGEIRFQWWTDLFSGVVHGSAEGNPVAAELLRAIRDFDLPVEPLSLLVDEHQFDLYNDPMPTMAALEGYLAATSSALFALAARIMGDASDAAEHLARHTGLAQGIAQVIANLPRDSSHRQLFLPQQVLASHGCTMEDVFAGKETPNLHAVLNQLIAEARQHLATALSLLSQVPPSVRPAFLPLSQTRADLDRLSHRGRNPFALQPPSRLRTLWTLWRASRSREFTK, from the coding sequence ATGAGCGGCGCTGCGACGCCGCCCGACGCCACGACATTCTGCGCTGACCTCGTGCGCAGCCACGACTTTCCGCGCTATGTCGCGACCCTGTTCGTCCCCGCTGCCGAGCGCCGCGCGCTGCTGGCGCTCTACGCCTTCAATGTCGAGATCGTCCGCGTCCGCGATCAGGTGAGCCAGCCCTTGCCGGGCGAGATTCGTTTTCAGTGGTGGACCGATCTGTTCTCGGGCGTCGTCCACGGCAGCGCTGAGGGCAATCCGGTGGCGGCAGAGCTCCTGCGCGCGATCCGCGATTTTGACCTGCCGGTCGAGCCGTTGTCTCTGCTGGTCGACGAGCATCAGTTCGATCTCTACAACGACCCGATGCCGACCATGGCCGCGCTGGAAGGCTATCTGGCCGCCACCTCTTCGGCGCTGTTCGCGCTCGCGGCGCGGATCATGGGTGATGCTTCGGATGCGGCCGAACACTTGGCGCGGCACACCGGGCTGGCGCAAGGCATCGCCCAGGTGATTGCCAACCTGCCGCGGGACTCGTCCCACCGGCAGTTGTTCCTGCCGCAGCAGGTCTTGGCCAGCCATGGCTGCACCATGGAGGATGTGTTCGCGGGCAAGGAGACGCCCAATCTCCACGCCGTGCTGAACCAGCTTATCGCCGAAGCCCGGCAGCATCTGGCGACAGCCTTGTCGCTGCTGTCGCAGGTGCCGCCGTCCGTGCGGCCGGCGTTCCTGCCGTTGAGCCAGACGCGGGCTGATCTCGATCGGCTGTCGCATCGGGGGCGCAATCCCTTTGCATTGCAGCCGCCGTCGCGGCTGCGCACGCTGTGGACGCTGTGGCGGGCTTCACGATCGCGGGAATTTACCAAATAG
- a CDS encoding Mth938-like domain-containing protein codes for MAGNPNAPHFPRSAPIEAYGKGGFAFAGMSHRGSLLCLPDAIWAWDVTDPAKIDRYSLERVFAAANSIDTLLVGTGTDVWLPPPELRQALKAVRVVLDTMQTGPAVRTYNIMIGERRRVAAALIAVP; via the coding sequence ATGGCCGGCAATCCCAACGCTCCCCATTTCCCGCGCTCGGCGCCGATCGAGGCCTATGGCAAAGGCGGCTTCGCGTTTGCCGGCATGTCGCACCGGGGCTCGCTGCTGTGTCTGCCCGATGCGATCTGGGCTTGGGATGTGACGGATCCGGCAAAGATCGATCGCTATTCCCTGGAGCGGGTTTTTGCGGCCGCCAACAGCATCGACACGCTGCTGGTCGGGACCGGAACTGACGTCTGGCTGCCGCCGCCCGAGCTGCGTCAGGCGCTCAAGGCGGTGAGGGTGGTGCTGGACACCATGCAGACCGGCCCCGCCGTGCGCACCTACAACATCATGATCGGCGAACGACGGCGCGTTGCGGCTGCGCTGATTGCCGTGCCATGA
- the secF gene encoding protein translocase subunit SecF, with the protein MTTTQIVLISLGVLIAVLTVVSVLGVLPSLRIVPDNTHFDFTRFRRISFPISAALSIVAITLFFTHGLNFGIDFKGGTLMEVRAKSGTADLAQMRTTLGSLGLGEVQLQQFGSAADVLLRVAEQPGGDKAQQEAVDKVRGALGESVEYRRVEVVGPRVSGELLGWGMAGLMLAIVAILVYLWFRFEWQFALGAMIANVHDIVLTIGFMSISQVDFDLTSIAALLTILGYSLNDTVVIYDRIREMLRRYKKMPMPQLLNESINSTLSRSIITHLTVTLALLALLLFGGHAIHSFTAVMMFGVVLVGTYTSIFIAAPILIYLGVGEHREDAKEEATPAKKSKA; encoded by the coding sequence GTGACCACTACTCAAATCGTTCTCATTTCTCTCGGCGTCCTGATTGCAGTGCTGACCGTGGTCAGCGTGCTTGGCGTCCTGCCGTCGCTGCGCATCGTCCCGGACAATACGCATTTCGACTTCACGCGCTTCCGCCGCATCAGCTTTCCGATCTCGGCCGCGCTGTCGATCGTCGCCATCACGCTGTTCTTCACCCACGGCCTGAACTTCGGCATCGACTTCAAGGGTGGCACCTTGATGGAGGTGCGGGCCAAGTCGGGCACCGCCGATCTTGCGCAGATGCGCACGACCCTTGGCAGCCTCGGCTTGGGCGAAGTCCAGCTGCAGCAATTCGGCAGTGCCGCCGACGTGCTGCTACGTGTTGCCGAGCAGCCGGGCGGCGACAAGGCGCAGCAGGAAGCCGTGGACAAGGTTCGCGGTGCCCTCGGCGAGTCCGTGGAGTATCGCCGCGTCGAGGTGGTGGGCCCACGCGTCTCCGGCGAACTGCTGGGCTGGGGCATGGCCGGCCTGATGCTGGCGATCGTTGCGATCCTGGTCTACCTCTGGTTCCGGTTCGAATGGCAGTTCGCGCTCGGCGCCATGATCGCCAACGTGCACGACATCGTGCTGACCATCGGCTTCATGTCGATCAGCCAGGTCGATTTCGACCTGACCAGCATCGCGGCGCTTCTGACCATTCTGGGCTATTCGCTCAACGACACCGTTGTCATCTATGACCGCATCCGTGAAATGCTGCGGCGCTACAAGAAGATGCCGATGCCGCAGCTGCTCAACGAGTCCATCAACTCGACGCTGTCGCGCTCGATCATCACCCACTTGACGGTGACGCTTGCGTTGCTGGCGCTATTGCTGTTCGGCGGTCATGCCATCCACAGCTTCACGGCCGTCATGATGTTCGGCGTGGTGCTGGTCGGCACCTACACTTCGATCTTCATCGCGGCGCCGATCCTGATCTATCTCGGTGTCGGCGAGCATCGCGAAGATGCGAAGGAAGAGGCTACGCCGGCGAAGAAAAGCAAGGCATGA
- the secD gene encoding protein translocase subunit SecD, with translation MLYFTRWKALGIILTALIVCLCAVPNFFPEAQVKTWPAWAQRRLVLGLDLQGGSSLQLEVDSNYVKKERLDQIRDDVRRVLREARIGYTGIVTKGDAVEVRIRDADAQPALAKLRELAQPIGGLMGSGGQRDLEVADAGGGLIRLSIPEAAMIERLRKTIEQSIQIVEKRVNELGTVEPIIQRQGNDRILVQVPGLQDPTHLKELLGKTAKMEFRMVDPSVPLDQAQQGGLPPDTEFLPAATPPPPGYVVKKQVLVAGSDLTDAQATFDQRTNEPVVSFKFNSSGSRKFAQATQENVGVPFAIILDNKVISAPVIREPITGGQGQISGSFTVQSANDLAILLRAGALPAPLTVVEERTVGPGLGQDSIEKGELAAYVGSIMVVVFMLVTYRLFGVFANIAVTINVAMIFGLLSLLSATLTLPGIAGIVLTVGIAVDSNVLIYERIREELRGGRSPISAIDAGFKRALATILDSNITTFIAAAVLFMIGTGPVRGFAVTLGIGIITTVFTAFTMTRLIVAWWVQWKRPKTVPI, from the coding sequence GCTCGGGATCATCCTGACGGCGCTGATCGTGTGCCTCTGTGCGGTCCCGAACTTCTTCCCCGAGGCGCAGGTCAAGACCTGGCCCGCTTGGGCGCAGCGCCGGCTCGTGCTCGGCCTCGACTTGCAGGGCGGCTCGTCTCTGCAGCTTGAGGTCGACTCCAACTATGTGAAGAAGGAAAGACTCGACCAGATCCGCGACGACGTCCGGCGCGTGCTGCGCGAGGCCAGGATCGGTTACACTGGTATCGTAACCAAGGGCGATGCTGTCGAGGTGCGCATCAGGGACGCGGATGCCCAGCCGGCGCTCGCCAAGTTGCGTGAGCTGGCGCAGCCGATTGGCGGCCTGATGGGGTCCGGCGGCCAGCGCGACCTTGAAGTCGCCGATGCCGGTGGCGGATTGATCCGTCTCAGCATTCCCGAGGCGGCGATGATCGAGCGTTTGCGCAAGACCATCGAGCAGTCGATCCAGATCGTCGAGAAGCGTGTCAATGAACTCGGTACCGTCGAGCCCATCATCCAGCGCCAGGGTAACGACCGTATCCTGGTGCAGGTGCCGGGTTTGCAGGACCCCACCCATTTGAAGGAGCTGTTGGGCAAGACCGCGAAGATGGAATTCCGCATGGTCGATCCCTCGGTGCCGCTGGACCAGGCGCAGCAGGGCGGATTGCCCCCGGACACCGAATTCCTGCCGGCCGCTACGCCGCCGCCGCCCGGCTATGTGGTCAAAAAGCAGGTGCTGGTTGCGGGCAGCGATCTGACTGACGCCCAGGCGACCTTCGACCAGCGCACCAATGAGCCTGTCGTCAGCTTCAAGTTCAATAGCTCGGGCTCCCGCAAGTTCGCGCAGGCCACGCAGGAGAATGTCGGGGTGCCCTTCGCGATCATCCTCGACAACAAGGTGATCTCCGCGCCGGTCATTCGCGAGCCGATCACCGGCGGTCAGGGCCAGATCTCCGGCAGCTTCACCGTGCAGTCGGCCAACGACCTCGCGATCCTCTTGCGCGCCGGCGCGCTGCCTGCGCCGCTCACGGTGGTCGAGGAACGCACCGTCGGTCCGGGGCTCGGCCAGGACTCGATCGAGAAGGGCGAGCTCGCCGCCTATGTCGGCTCGATCATGGTCGTCGTGTTCATGCTGGTGACGTACCGGCTGTTCGGCGTGTTCGCCAATATCGCGGTGACCATCAACGTCGCGATGATTTTCGGCCTGTTATCGCTGCTCAGTGCCACGCTGACGCTCCCCGGCATCGCCGGCATCGTGCTCACCGTCGGCATCGCGGTCGACTCCAACGTGCTGATCTATGAGCGCATCCGCGAGGAGCTGCGCGGCGGGAGAAGCCCGATCTCGGCGATCGATGCAGGCTTCAAGCGGGCGCTTGCGACCATTCTCGATTCCAACATCACGACCTTCATTGCCGCCGCCGTCCTGTTCATGATCGGTACCGGACCGGTGCGCGGTTTCGCAGTCACGCTCGGCATCGGCATCATCACCACTGTGTTCACCGCCTTCACCATGACCCGACTGATCGTGGCCTGGTGGGTACAGTGGAAGCGGCCGAAGACTGTGCCGATTTGA